The DNA sequence TTCCACCGAGGATTCCACCCTGAAAGCACTCGACAGGATGACGGGGGAGACGGCGTGGACGACGGACATGGTGGGGGAAACCTTCAGCAACCCGGTCGTGGGCAACGGAACGGTGTATCTCGGCGGAAACATCGCCGAACTGGGTCTCATACACGCTATCGACGATTCGACCGGCGAGTTACGGTGGACGTATCCGCTCGACAGCACCGACCTCCAAACGTCGCCCGAAAATCCCCCCGCCGCCGGGGTACCCGTGATTTCGAACGGTAAACTGTACGTCGCGACGTATCCCGCCGGTGCGACGCTCGACTACGAGTACACGTACTACTCGAACTTCTTCGTGCTGGGGTCGTCCGACCTGCAACCGGACGGGAGTTCCGGACTGCCGGACGGCAGCGAACCGGACGGCGGGACGACATCCCCGACACCCCTGACGAGGAAACCGAGTCCCCATCGTTGGATGCGTATATCGAAGTCACGCCGAGTCCCGACTCGACCGACCTCGACGGTGGCGACGTCCTCCAACTCGATGCGTCCGCTTCGACGGGGAACGAACTTCGGTTCGAGTGGGATATCGACGGGGATGGTGCGTACGAGAAGGGAGGACGTTCGATTCACGTGTCGCTTCCCTCCTGTGGGTCGCGGTCGATCACGGTTCGCGTCACGGACGGGGACGGTGAGACGGACACGGCGAGCGTTTCGATGGCGGCGAACTGATTCACGACGACGCGTCGCATCGATCACTGTTTTAGGCCAACCTAAAAATCGAAACTCCTTTATCGAATTAGACGAGCCTGAAAACATGGTTCGTGATCGTACAGAGCACCGGAGACCGACACAGGGCAATTCCCTCACACGCGGCGAATCGCGCGCTGGCTGTGCCGCCCGTCGTGACCTCTTCTCCCGTCATGTCAAAGGAGTAACTGGCAGAAATGCTTGACATGCAAGCAGTTATCTGCCCACCGTGGCTATGCCCGCGCATGAATAACCGACCACAAGAGGTGGTTCGGTGCGCGTAGTCGCCAAGTTCGGGGGCACCAGCCTCGGAAGCGGAGACCGCATCAACCGTGCCGCAGACTCAGTCGCAGCAGCCGTCGAAGCAGGACACGAAATCGCCGTCGTCGCCAGCGCGATGGGCAACACGACCGACGAACTGCTCGACGAAATCCACTTCGACGCGGACGAACCGGACCGCGCGGAAATCGTCAGCATGGGCGAGCGCACGAGCGTCAGGATGCTCAAAGCCGCCCTCTCCGCGCGCGGTGTAAACGCCATCTTCCTCGAACCCGGAAGCGAGCAGTGGCCGGTCATCACCAACACGCGCGGGGAGGTCAACGTCGAGGAGACGAAAGCGCGCGCCACCGAACTCGCGGCGGAGATGGATGGAGTCGTCCCGATCATCACGGGCTTCCTCGCGGAGAACGAGGAAGGAGGCGTAACGACGCTCGGACGCGGCGGCAGCGACACGACGGCGTGATGCTCGGCACGTACATGGACGCCGACGAAGTCGTCATCGTCACCGACGTGGAAGGCGTCATGACCGGCGACCCGAGCGTCGTGGAAGGCGCGCGGAACGTCGGCGAGATTACGGTGGACGAACTTCGAAACCTCTCGTTCCGCGGGGCCGAAGTCGTCGCGCCGTCGGCGCTCTCGTACAAGGACGACAACCTCCACGTCCGCGTCGTCCACTACCAGCACGGCGACCTGCTGGCTGGCGGAACGAACGTCACCGGCCAGTTCGAGAACCTCATCGACATGCGCGAGTCGCCGCTCGCCTGCATGACCCTGGCGGGGCGTGCGATCCGAAACCGTCCGGGTATCCTCGCCGACCTCTCCACCGCGCTCGGTACCGGCAACATCAACATCGACGCCGTGGCGAGCGGCATGGACAGCATCACGTTCTACGTGGACACCGAGGAAGCCGAACGCGCCGAGAACATCCTCCATCAGGAGGTCATCGACGAGGAATCGCTCTCCAGCGTGACGGTCGACGACCCGATCGCCGTGATTCGGGTGACGGGCGGCGAACTCCCCAACGAACCGGGAATCATCCACGAACTCGTTAATCCCATCGCGGAAGCGCACATCAACATCCACGACCTCATCACCAGCGCGACCAGCGTCGCCCTGTTCGTGGACTGGGACGACCGCGAACGGACGCTGGAAATCCTCCAAAATCACTTCCAGCAGTAGGTCTGCAGTAGGCCAGCAGTAGGAGCGGCTTCGAAGCCGTTCCCACCGAATCCCATCCACCTCCCGTATCCAATAATCCCATCCGCCTCACGTATCCAATTCGTGTTCACGACACGCGCACGAGTATCGACCGACAGCAATCGTCTGACAGCACGTATTTTCATCCGATCGTGAATCCGTAAATCCCGTCAATCGGGGGTAAATCGCGCCAGACCGCCCGATATTTCGTCTTCTCGACGTGCATACCACAACGGTAATTACCCAGTTCCATCACACTTCTCACAATGGTGCTCGAATCGTGGTCAATCTCCGGCCGCGCAGGGCGGCGTCTCATCGTGGCCCTCGGAGGGCTGTACGTCGTTTCCGGTCTCGGAATGCCGTTTTCGCCGTTTGCCCACGATTGGACAGCCGGTATCGTCTCGATATTCCTCCTCCTCGTCGTCGGCCCGGGGCTCATCCTCCTCTACGCCAGCTATCGATTGCCCCGAACCGAGGTTCGTCCCGACCTCTTCGGCTCCGTCGCCAAGTGGTGTCTCAGCGGCATCGTCGTGATGCTCGCTATCGTCGCACTCATCGCGCTCCTCATCGACCTCCTGCGACCGGGTAACGTCCTCATCCTCACGGCGCTCGCCAGCGTCTCGGGTCTCGGAATGGGATTCACCGACGCGCGGGCCGAAACCCGCGCGCTCAACGCCGAGGAACAACGGCTCGAAGCCGAACGGTACAGCAAGGAACTGAAACGCTACGAGACCATCGTCGAAACCATCAACGACGGTATTTTCGTCATCGACGAGGACGACCGTTTCACGCTGGTCAACGAAACCTACGCCGAGATGGTCGGCTACGACCGCGAGGAACTCCTCGGCACCCACACGTCGCTGGTCGTCGAAAAGGGAATCGACGACCTTCCTATCGATGCCCAACGCGAGGTTCTCAGGGACCGCGGCGGGAAGAAGACGTACGATGCCGTTCTGAAAACCTCGTCCGAGGAACTACTCGAAGTAGAAGCGACCGTCGGGGGACTTCCAGAAGGGGAGAACGCTCGACACGACCTCGCCGGTGTCGTCCGCGACGTGACCGAGCGAAACGAGCGCGAACAGCAACTCGAACGGCAGAACAAGCGCCTCGACAGCTTTGCGAGCATGATCGCCCACGAACTCCGCAATCCGCTGATGATCGGACAGATGTACTGCAACGAACTTCCGGCAGAGGCGGCGCCACTGGCGGTCGAATACATCACGGAATCGTTCGACCGCATCGAGGACATCATCGACGTGCTGTTGGTCATCACGCAGGGTCACGAGGCGATTCCCGAGAGTACGCCGGTCGAACTCGCTACCGTGGCGGAGAGCGCGTGGGCGAAGGTGGAAACGTCGAACGCGTCGCTCGACGTTCTCATCGACGCCACGATATCGGCGGACGAGACGTACCTCGAACACCTGTTTCGGAACCTGTTCGAAAACGCCATCGAACACGGGGGGAGGGACGTGACCGTCACGGTCGGCGAGCTAGCGACCGGATTTTACGTGGCCGACGACGGTGCCGGAATCTCGGCCGAGGACGAAGAAACCGTGTTCGAGATGGGGTACACGACGGCGTCGGACTACGGCGGCATGGGTCTCGGACTGGCGTTCGTCCGGGAACTGTCCGACGTGTACGGGTGGACCTGCTCGCTGACCGACAGCGAGACGGGCGGGGCGCAGTTCGAATTCTCCGACGTCACGAAAACGGCGGCGGCGAAGAGCGAGTGAACGACGGACTTCCACGCACCTCTCGACACAAACTTTACGGGGGAGTCCGAACCGGCCGAACATGAACCGCGAGCGCTCTCGAAACCTGTACGACCGTGCGCTGTCAGTAACGCCGGGCGGCGTCAATTCGCCCGTTCGGGCCGTCAGACCGTATCCATTCTTCGTGCAACGCGGCGACGGGGCACACGTCGTCGACGCGGACGGGAACAAGTACATCGACTACGTGATGGGCTACGGACCGCTGCTGCTGGGCCACGACATGCCCGACCCCGTGCAGTCGGCGGTGCAATCCCAACTCGCCGACGGGCCGATGTACGGCGCACCGACGGAGGTCGAGGTGGAACTCGCGGAGTTCGTCACCCGGCACGTCCCGAGCGTCGAGATGATCCGCTTCGTCAACAGCGGGACGGAAGCGACCAGTTCGGCTGTGCGCCTCGCCCGCGGCTACACCGGCCGCGACAAAATCGTCGTCATGCAGGGGGGCTACCACGGCGCACAGGAATCGACGCTCGTGCAG is a window from the Haladaptatus sp. R4 genome containing:
- a CDS encoding ATP-binding protein, whose amino-acid sequence is MVLESWSISGRAGRRLIVALGGLYVVSGLGMPFSPFAHDWTAGIVSIFLLLVVGPGLILLYASYRLPRTEVRPDLFGSVAKWCLSGIVVMLAIVALIALLIDLLRPGNVLILTALASVSGLGMGFTDARAETRALNAEEQRLEAERYSKELKRYETIVETINDGIFVIDEDDRFTLVNETYAEMVGYDREELLGTHTSLVVEKGIDDLPIDAQREVLRDRGGKKTYDAVLKTSSEELLEVEATVGGLPEGENARHDLAGVVRDVTERNEREQQLERQNKRLDSFASMIAHELRNPLMIGQMYCNELPAEAAPLAVEYITESFDRIEDIIDVLLVITQGHEAIPESTPVELATVAESAWAKVETSNASLDVLIDATISADETYLEHLFRNLFENAIEHGGRDVTVTVGELATGFYVADDGAGISAEDEETVFEMGYTTASDYGGMGLGLAFVRELSDVYGWTCSLTDSETGGAQFEFSDVTKTAAAKSE